One genomic segment of Candidatus Fukatsuia endosymbiont of Tuberolachnus salignus includes these proteins:
- a CDS encoding TcdA/TcdB catalytic glycosyltransferase domain-containing protein has translation MEKNVFARVFLHWQDKSYKHIKMIKGGNSIDDGIIDFCKKYQLGEEEELEKIIINNENNLLTTRTELNSANPKSNIYIINKNPDYDFYRYYLVELILRGNLISASNIICLEILNEYGGVYLSTDLLPAINENLFRYLIDKTSEDPEGIQNQAIIIKFILNELVQDGKMLGRTKKPIDGMDSKKKAAIQERLEEAKQKNIPLFVGLGNIKVDPYFQFLYSADDVKAMVAKKGDVVKGNPFIIQMQANLKQTYDIIFKYDIHTSKEVRKLLILASNQDPTLIFLQKEMIPKIQTAIKNAGLKINIKAIFHYRLDILNQYEQATPEILGMPAYDFAYSQLLNKIFNKILDENGNEVSPTDPYFFQQKITFSFKAATFLTEEATQSSLRGSNRYLEPLTNRPQYGGQYIIQANDDAQSTKIALFLYNQHRDMSDWYLYDGKNDRLIYRMATEDENTEAKIQQGKNIILVGNSSAMTFLYALRIVEQLKKILQPASPHYRTRVSLLACQSATVISGDKNLFISTLYNAFEQSIPKIKVAYIISQKSLFTVDVMGRRWKGNLPEFNADVPLAAGIHWCDVTDNDTEIMASRCSTGLALSYTTQSLGSSMLMHNNVITEFNNTAFGLGSVMETLNFHPEKRVAWMNNLENLDGWIDLTVAEGLLKNLREGVVIIPAESMALAVAMGKLTHELIINDPNLDRIIALMKALKRSLEAESYVDWLESLNLSYGKKQFERLVNTLFKTPNTLEQAFKRLQSRVRANRFTFFNLNLDKEGAARHILQGMKSDSVIKAIFLGDIERQLLRNIAINDDEQFQITEVARTIKILESNFKILIEKNADQSNPPPLTLYSYSLWDPNANVSLEQQNMIFLQKNYANSQYIQRVGQLTWSKGFHPSLINADQYSHAQAWIREHQALRQKNRVLAQGEWLELLSQLKYDPIDATYTVSYLNLRSRSITEVSSKNSMFADMTLYLDKRAQLIRKNYSLTRKKQVLARSIGHMGGAGGIGSFDDSIVSLYHSFKQLITSSEGEDDPLSATMKFHVWVSLVSDFNNVVSAASTLTEGSYRFAESIINIGWLFKRLREPINYLWNYSHHINESPIMKRIGKSTTELGLTLGFTGFLLNAYEYYEAENDRQRNLALTRMVFDGVGLTFSIGSLSVMESTWTLPPMLAVILVGYGLSKVSEKISAKIEGTINNTTKARLCGMCFNHLKKSLEQGGFTIINKALQPLEGAVIKTINLEDSRAPTVIFDETGVQIRKKTTQGKNLINNTENPKAYINLYHLSGMKKDQVIAITDLPAADQPAVNTLILPRSPRTKIDPVYAKTDFIKWRDDAEFYAMRYFAKKDPHFIFNFYKKTGFLTDSIEKFIGLDWMALTELKCRYEKTDVNIYLGREEYNLIAPGIKEDQKIEDSVYRKYLHYILHAPKEGKAIIFLVLSRGQADITLECNNMDVTWIISANHKYLRDMRLQKTLAGYKFIENVPAKQGEKDSIVLNITNLARTQATFHLYMGVATTDLHGRLIVRELNAQKVLEELRPASRSINYMNTEGIIKADLAAMIPKAKSRQVAQYTRIQNFTLKGDEESCHVYYYSYTNDFVRTENKIGTFFYNTKRQNVQLLLFSERYAWFKGDLLIPIDVNGIKYIYAYRNIIWMSEAENKELVQIYFPIGYLPDILNPDGTIKFSSPAKLKIITKLKDENRFIFLEQSYTYKRRDIDECFFLQYCIDSQYPEKGLTLIEARSLPAKIKNEIIETISVEAFSRFMQAQSHSDFYKIPEFLRKIDPWTRAGKNIKPLFNGITDTIISIKRRFIWPLKNSIHKKGYIIERIPLILSGHTDNIHYAGTTMVEIHENNFVNQPTNRRYYHFWSTTDREQKFEKLYVQQDDDTATEMLLIDFNIQNDQVLSIKETIITTTDGLLYALYDDQSLSFVGMGKNWLREHADWWVYFREYIDELTNKMEGLVPLSIGQTKTIKISSYLTLSGLQQNDEAGLLAVWYDRDSKSFIICQRDNNQQLSYLGIDRNSQKGAWLMNIREDKSKEIGYINTMTSDEVMHSFHKTVLRKMAVIPDLIKVISKRERGTVLYFTQVNAENNGYIKGTTTDGLLLQISRENRTFKIILLAVTPAFTDHYVNNLSGMKNELSELNKVYTYPEIIKIMLSNDQQGWYYPKINILFMPIKKNEATIKNIYNLNQYLGFNQQTHCAYFISNSNHQSVLIKMYQNDQQNGAIKEPEIISNQELLYERTDALLILNSGRVSTLANNEYVNIHVPALLITTPVTQDKFNYPVIYLEHANEGSMRCIMPDAIPETVLISRKFNFLCLFVRNNLFIINHSFRATGNHSSSRLQLLFKGIIKPASNFSNHYSVIPGDVITDRDTLLFDVFITVEKLTKYYIEQADENTKDGHVIIPLPKLSS, from the coding sequence TTGGAAAAAAATGTTTTTGCTCGTGTTTTTCTACATTGGCAAGATAAAAGTTATAAGCATATAAAAATGATAAAAGGTGGCAATAGCATTGATGACGGTATTATTGATTTTTGTAAAAAATATCAATTAGGAGAAGAAGAAGAACTGGAAAAAATTATTATAAATAATGAAAATAATTTGTTAACGACTAGGACAGAACTGAATTCAGCCAATCCAAAGAGCAATATCTATATCATAAATAAAAATCCTGACTATGACTTTTATCGATATTACCTAGTAGAATTGATTTTACGAGGTAATCTGATTTCTGCGAGTAATATTATATGCTTAGAAATATTAAATGAATATGGTGGTGTTTATTTAAGTACTGATTTACTGCCTGCTATTAATGAAAATTTATTCAGATATTTAATTGATAAAACGTCGGAAGATCCAGAAGGAATACAAAATCAAGCAATTATTATAAAGTTTATTTTAAACGAATTGGTGCAAGATGGAAAAATGCTAGGGAGAACAAAAAAACCGATTGATGGTATGGATTCGAAAAAGAAAGCCGCTATACAGGAAAGGCTAGAAGAGGCAAAACAAAAAAATATCCCGCTGTTTGTCGGATTGGGAAACATTAAAGTCGATCCTTATTTTCAGTTTTTGTATAGTGCTGATGATGTCAAAGCGATGGTAGCGAAAAAGGGTGATGTTGTAAAAGGCAATCCATTTATTATTCAAATGCAGGCAAACCTAAAACAGACATACGATATTATATTCAAATACGATATCCATACGTCTAAAGAAGTCAGGAAATTATTGATATTAGCGTCGAATCAGGATCCAACTCTCATATTCTTACAGAAAGAAATGATCCCTAAAATCCAAACGGCTATTAAAAATGCAGGGTTGAAAATAAATATTAAAGCGATCTTTCATTATCGATTGGATATATTGAATCAATATGAACAGGCTACTCCTGAGATTTTGGGTATGCCTGCCTATGATTTTGCTTATTCTCAGTTACTAAATAAAATATTTAATAAAATACTGGATGAAAATGGCAATGAAGTGTCACCAACCGATCCCTACTTTTTTCAACAAAAAATTACTTTTTCTTTCAAAGCTGCAACCTTCCTAACCGAAGAAGCCACGCAATCCAGTCTGAGGGGATCCAACCGTTATCTTGAACCACTGACCAACCGTCCACAATACGGTGGTCAATACATCATACAAGCCAATGATGATGCGCAGAGCACTAAGATCGCATTATTTTTGTACAATCAACACAGAGATATGAGTGATTGGTATCTTTATGATGGAAAAAATGATCGCTTGATCTATCGGATGGCTACAGAGGATGAGAATACAGAAGCTAAAATACAGCAGGGAAAGAACATCATTTTAGTTGGCAATAGCAGTGCGATGACTTTTCTTTATGCTCTACGGATAGTAGAGCAACTAAAGAAAATTCTCCAGCCCGCCAGTCCTCATTATAGAACACGAGTGAGCCTATTAGCTTGTCAGTCTGCTACTGTGATATCTGGTGATAAAAACCTATTTATTAGCACGCTTTACAACGCTTTTGAACAGAGTATTCCCAAAATCAAAGTTGCATATATCATCAGCCAGAAAAGCTTATTCACTGTCGATGTAATGGGGCGTCGATGGAAAGGCAATCTGCCTGAGTTTAATGCCGATGTACCGCTAGCTGCGGGTATCCACTGGTGCGACGTAACAGATAATGACACTGAAATCATGGCTAGCAGATGTTCCACTGGGCTAGCGCTTTCCTATACAACTCAGTCTCTTGGCAGCAGCATGTTGATGCACAATAACGTTATTACTGAATTTAATAACACAGCGTTTGGATTGGGTTCTGTAATGGAAACGTTAAACTTTCACCCTGAGAAACGTGTAGCATGGATGAATAATCTGGAAAATCTCGATGGATGGATAGATTTAACGGTAGCTGAAGGGCTACTGAAAAATCTGAGAGAAGGCGTTGTTATTATACCTGCCGAAAGCATGGCACTGGCCGTGGCGATGGGGAAACTCACACATGAACTGATTATCAATGATCCTAATCTTGACAGAATCATTGCCCTTATGAAGGCACTAAAACGAAGTTTAGAGGCTGAAAGTTACGTAGATTGGCTTGAAAGCCTCAATTTAAGTTATGGAAAAAAACAGTTTGAACGTCTTGTCAACACGCTTTTCAAAACACCCAATACGCTTGAGCAAGCTTTTAAACGTCTTCAATCGAGGGTACGTGCTAATCGCTTTACGTTTTTTAATCTTAATCTGGATAAAGAAGGTGCGGCCAGGCATATATTGCAAGGAATGAAAAGCGACTCTGTCATTAAAGCCATTTTCTTGGGAGATATTGAAAGGCAGCTATTACGTAACATTGCAATAAATGACGATGAACAGTTTCAGATTACGGAAGTTGCCCGCACGATTAAAATACTTGAAAGCAATTTTAAAATTTTAATCGAAAAAAATGCAGATCAAAGTAACCCTCCTCCACTCACACTTTACAGTTATTCTTTATGGGATCCTAACGCTAATGTGAGTTTGGAACAGCAAAACATGATTTTTTTGCAAAAAAATTATGCTAATAGTCAATATATACAGAGAGTGGGGCAATTAACCTGGAGCAAAGGATTTCATCCCAGCTTGATTAACGCGGATCAATATAGCCATGCACAAGCATGGATACGTGAACATCAAGCATTAAGGCAAAAAAATCGCGTGCTGGCTCAGGGGGAATGGTTAGAGTTATTATCGCAGCTAAAATATGATCCGATAGATGCTACTTACACTGTCAGTTATCTTAATCTCCGCAGTCGTAGTATTACTGAGGTCAGTAGCAAAAATTCTATGTTTGCTGACATGACATTGTATCTTGATAAGCGTGCTCAACTGATTAGAAAAAATTATTCGTTAACCAGAAAAAAGCAAGTGCTCGCGCGATCTATTGGTCATATGGGGGGAGCGGGGGGCATAGGTAGTTTTGATGATTCAATAGTTTCTTTATACCATTCTTTTAAACAACTGATTACCTCTTCCGAAGGGGAAGATGATCCTCTTTCTGCTACCATGAAATTTCATGTCTGGGTTTCCCTGGTTTCAGATTTTAATAATGTAGTCAGTGCCGCATCGACTCTAACAGAAGGCAGCTATCGATTCGCGGAATCTATCATTAATATCGGTTGGCTTTTTAAACGATTAAGAGAGCCAATTAATTATTTGTGGAATTATAGTCATCATATCAATGAATCTCCAATTATGAAAAGGATAGGAAAATCTACAACAGAGCTGGGGTTAACCTTGGGTTTCACTGGTTTTTTGCTCAATGCTTATGAATATTATGAAGCTGAAAATGATCGTCAACGTAACCTAGCATTAACCAGAATGGTTTTTGATGGTGTAGGACTGACTTTTAGTATAGGGAGCTTGTCAGTTATGGAATCGACATGGACACTTCCTCCGATGCTGGCAGTCATTTTGGTAGGCTATGGTTTATCTAAAGTGAGTGAAAAAATTAGTGCCAAGATAGAAGGTACGATTAACAATACAACTAAAGCACGATTGTGCGGCATGTGTTTTAATCATCTCAAAAAAAGTCTTGAGCAGGGTGGATTTACGATAATAAATAAAGCGCTACAGCCTTTAGAAGGTGCGGTTATAAAAACTATTAATCTGGAGGACAGCAGAGCACCTACTGTGATATTTGATGAGACAGGTGTACAAATACGCAAAAAAACGACCCAAGGAAAAAATCTCATTAATAATACTGAAAATCCAAAAGCCTACATCAATCTCTATCATCTAAGTGGCATGAAAAAAGATCAAGTCATCGCTATAACAGATTTGCCTGCTGCCGATCAGCCTGCGGTGAATACACTGATTCTACCCAGATCCCCTAGGACAAAAATTGATCCCGTTTATGCTAAAACCGATTTTATAAAATGGAGAGATGATGCTGAATTTTATGCGATGCGCTATTTTGCTAAAAAAGATCCTCATTTTATTTTTAATTTTTATAAAAAAACGGGATTTCTGACGGACTCTATTGAAAAATTTATCGGTCTAGATTGGATGGCACTCACCGAACTAAAGTGTCGCTATGAAAAAACGGATGTGAATATTTATCTCGGTAGAGAAGAATACAATTTGATTGCACCAGGAATTAAGGAAGATCAAAAAATAGAGGATTCTGTATACAGAAAATACCTACACTATATTTTACATGCACCTAAAGAAGGAAAAGCGATAATTTTTTTAGTATTAAGCCGGGGGCAGGCCGATATCACCCTTGAATGTAATAATATGGATGTTACCTGGATCATCAGTGCCAATCATAAATATCTACGTGATATGAGATTGCAAAAAACCCTAGCGGGTTATAAATTTATTGAAAATGTGCCTGCTAAGCAGGGTGAAAAAGACAGTATTGTATTAAATATTACCAATTTAGCCAGGACACAGGCTACTTTCCATTTGTATATGGGGGTTGCGACCACGGATCTCCATGGCCGATTAATTGTTAGGGAGCTTAATGCACAAAAGGTATTGGAAGAACTAAGACCGGCTTCACGATCGATAAATTATATGAATACGGAAGGAATAATAAAAGCCGATCTTGCCGCTATGATCCCGAAAGCAAAGAGTCGGCAAGTAGCACAATATACTCGCATACAAAATTTTACTTTAAAAGGTGACGAAGAGAGTTGCCATGTTTATTATTATTCTTATACAAATGATTTTGTTCGGACAGAAAATAAAATAGGTACATTTTTTTATAATACCAAACGTCAGAATGTCCAGTTACTTCTCTTCAGTGAACGTTATGCCTGGTTTAAGGGGGATTTGCTGATACCTATTGATGTAAATGGCATAAAATATATTTATGCTTATCGAAATATTATTTGGATGTCAGAAGCGGAAAATAAAGAATTAGTACAGATTTATTTTCCAATCGGTTATCTGCCTGATATTCTTAATCCTGATGGGACGATAAAATTTTCTTCTCCAGCAAAGTTAAAAATAATCACTAAACTGAAAGACGAAAATAGATTTATTTTTTTAGAACAAAGCTATACTTATAAGCGACGTGATATTGATGAATGTTTTTTTCTGCAATATTGTATTGATAGCCAATATCCTGAAAAAGGATTGACACTGATTGAGGCGCGTAGCTTACCGGCAAAGATAAAAAATGAAATAATTGAGACAATTAGCGTAGAGGCTTTCAGTCGTTTTATGCAAGCACAATCGCATTCTGATTTTTATAAAATACCTGAGTTTCTCAGAAAAATTGATCCTTGGACGCGTGCTGGAAAGAATATAAAGCCGTTATTCAATGGGATAACAGATACAATTATTTCGATAAAAAGGCGATTTATATGGCCATTAAAGAACAGTATTCATAAGAAGGGGTATATTATTGAGCGTATTCCTCTTATTCTGAGTGGCCACACTGATAACATTCACTATGCTGGCACAACGATGGTAGAAATACATGAAAATAATTTTGTTAATCAACCTACTAATCGCCGTTACTACCATTTTTGGAGTACTACTGATAGGGAACAAAAATTTGAAAAATTGTATGTTCAACAGGATGATGATACTGCGACAGAAATGTTATTGATTGATTTTAATATTCAGAATGATCAGGTGTTAAGCATAAAAGAAACGATTATTACCACGACTGATGGTCTGTTATATGCTTTATATGATGATCAGAGTCTCTCATTTGTTGGCATGGGTAAAAATTGGTTAAGAGAACACGCTGATTGGTGGGTTTATTTTAGAGAATACATCGATGAGCTGACAAATAAAATGGAAGGTTTGGTTCCATTATCAATCGGACAAACAAAGACGATTAAAATTTCCTCTTATCTTACTCTCTCTGGTTTACAACAGAATGATGAGGCAGGATTATTGGCCGTTTGGTATGACAGAGACAGTAAGAGCTTTATTATTTGTCAACGTGATAACAACCAACAGTTAAGCTACCTAGGAATAGATAGAAACAGCCAAAAAGGTGCCTGGCTAATGAATATTAGGGAAGATAAAAGTAAAGAAATTGGTTATATCAATACTATGACAAGCGATGAAGTGATGCACTCTTTTCATAAAACAGTCTTAAGAAAAATGGCGGTAATACCGGATTTGATCAAAGTCATTTCAAAAAGGGAGCGAGGTACTGTTCTCTACTTTACACAGGTCAATGCAGAAAATAATGGATATATAAAAGGGACTACCACCGATGGTCTGTTATTGCAAATTAGTAGAGAAAACAGAACCTTTAAAATCATATTATTAGCAGTTACACCGGCGTTTACTGATCATTATGTTAATAATTTATCAGGTATGAAAAATGAACTTTCCGAACTAAATAAAGTTTATACTTACCCCGAAATAATAAAAATTATGTTATCTAATGATCAGCAAGGTTGGTATTATCCAAAAATAAATATACTGTTTATGCCGATTAAAAAAAATGAAGCGACTATCAAGAATATCTATAATTTAAATCAGTATCTTGGTTTTAATCAGCAAACCCACTGCGCATACTTTATTAGTAATAGTAATCATCAATCTGTTTTAATTAAAATGTATCAAAATGATCAGCAGAATGGTGCAATAAAAGAACCTGAAATTATTTCTAACCAAGAGCTGCTTTACGAACGTACGGATGCTCTGCTTATTTTAAATAGTGGGCGTGTTTCCACCCTTGCTAATAATGAATATGTTAATATTCACGTGCCTGCTTTACTGATAACTACGCCAGTTACGCAAGATAAATTCAATTATCCAGTGATATATCTTGAGCATGCAAACGAAGGGAGTATGCGATGTATAATGCCTGATGCCATACCTGAGACTGTATTGATCTCGAGAAAATTTAATTTTCTCTGCCTATTTGTAAGAAATAATTTATTTATCATTAATCATTCTTTTAGAGCTACCGGTAATCACTCTAGCTCACGTCTACAATTATTATTCAAAGGTATTATAAAACCGGCATCAAATTTTTCTAATCATTATTCTGTGATTCCAGGTGATGTTATAACGGATAGAGATACGCTTCTTTTTGATGTTTTTATTACCGTTGAAAAATTAACAAAATATTATATTGAGCAAGCAGATGAGAACACAAAAGATGGACATGTCATTATTCCTCTCCCCAAATTATCTTCATAA
- a CDS encoding TcdA/TcdB catalytic glycosyltransferase domain-containing protein, with amino-acid sequence MHNRQKEPQLYIKELALRGNIIAANDILRLLILKKQGVVCLDTDVLYMNDIIITSYILKIRY; translated from the coding sequence ATCCATAATAGGCAAAAAGAACCTCAGTTGTATATTAAAGAACTTGCTCTGCGTGGGAATATCATCGCTGCAAATGATATTCTGCGCTTGCTAATATTAAAAAAACAGGGTGTAGTGTGTTTAGATACCGATGTACTATATATGAACGACATAATAATCACATCATATATTCTGAAAATAAGGTATTGA
- a CDS encoding IS630 family transposase: MGYDPLKSKFPEALVKDVELYPDAYQREHAAPFKVCTKSIWQALKKWGITYKKNLRHPRADEDVRCTFQEKRDGYKEQGKSLGYLDESGFAKDMPRTHGYSPRGQRCSGLQNGQAKRRTNVIGALLGTVLMAIVLFSSPVNSDVFYAWVTQLLQPSLPPHCVIVMDNASFHKRQDIQLAIINAGHLIQYLLPYPPDLNPIEHKWAQAKSKRRDLNCDINTLFSEYMM, from the coding sequence ATGGGCTATGATCCGCTTAAATCGAAGTTCCCTGAAGCCTTGGTCAAAGATGTTGAGCTTTATCCAGATGCTTACCAACGGGAACACGCGGCCCCTTTTAAGGTGTGCACGAAATCCATTTGGCAAGCCTTGAAAAAATGGGGCATCACCTATAAAAAAAACCTGCGTCATCCCAGGGCAGACGAAGACGTACGGTGTACCTTCCAGGAAAAGAGAGACGGCTATAAAGAGCAGGGAAAATCGTTGGGTTATCTTGACGAAAGCGGTTTCGCAAAAGATATGCCACGAACCCATGGATATTCTCCGCGAGGTCAACGCTGTTCTGGCCTCCAAAATGGGCAGGCCAAGAGGCGAACGAATGTTATCGGTGCGTTATTGGGCACGGTGTTGATGGCGATTGTCCTGTTTTCCAGCCCGGTTAACAGTGATGTCTTTTACGCCTGGGTCACACAGCTTCTCCAGCCTTCTCTCCCTCCTCATTGTGTCATCGTCATGGACAACGCCAGTTTTCACAAGCGTCAGGACATTCAACTCGCGATTATCAACGCCGGGCATCTGATTCAATACCTGCTTCCTTACCCTCCTGACCTCAATCCCATTGAACATAAATGGGCACAGGCTAAAAGTAAGAGAAGAGACCTCAATTGTGACATCAATACCTTATTTTCAGAATATATGATGTGA